In Paroedura picta isolate Pp20150507F chromosome 12, Ppicta_v3.0, whole genome shotgun sequence, one DNA window encodes the following:
- the LOC143821800 gene encoding placenta-expressed transcript 1 protein-like, protein MANSRGPLPLLLLGLLVSPAFLQQHPCDVIRSTSTPGSFSLDVSPQTYKPGEIYTVTVSGADNGTSVLLQALSGDGRSDGLWETETEAVSCGASEYLVQKNISGHGARTRWTSPSNANAAAVHIRAFVTFANGTTLLQSQTLTRDLTTGFMTPAPSTATRTASGAHQPTLFSNSTGGRFNATIMTHNWASSHQQHQVPYNSASTSQIRSVLLAAFQFLPIFLGFKLLS, encoded by the exons ATGGCAAATTCCAGGGgtcccctcccactcctcctccttggGCTGCTGGTTTCTCCAGCTTTCCTCCAGCAGCATCCCTGCGATGTTATCAGGAGCACCAGCACCCCCGGCTCCTTCAGCCTGGACGTGAGTCCTCAGACTTACAAGCCAGGGGAGATCTATACAG TGACCGTCAGCGGAGCGGACAACGGCACGTCGGTGCTGCTGCAAGCCCTGTCCGGCGACGGCCGCTCCGACGGCCTGTGGGAGACGGAGACCGAGGCGGTCAGCTGCGGCGCCTCCGAGTACCTGGTGCAGAAGAACATCTCCGGCCACGGCGCCCGCACCCGCTGGACGTCCCCGAGCAACGCCAACGCGGCCGCCGTGCACATCAG GGCCTTTGTCACTTTTGCCAATGGCACAACCCTGCTGCAGTCTCAGACCCTCACAAGAG ATCTGACGACTGGGTTCATGACGCCAGCGCCCTCGACAGCCACGCGCACTGCCTCTGGCGCCCACCAGCCCACCCTCTTCAGCAACTCCACCGGGGGCCGCTTCAACGCCACCATCATGACCCACAACTGGGCTTCCTCCCATCAGCAACACCAAGTCCCCTACAATTCGGCCTCCACGTCCCAGATTCGCTCCGTCCTCTTGGCCGCCTTCCAGTTCCTGCCCATCTTCCTCGGCTTCAAGCTCCTCTCCTAA
- the LOC143821751 gene encoding 6-pyruvoyl tetrahydrobiopterin synthase-like, which yields MYLFGHPGRLPGFCCSSATEGTGAMQSIAERSRLHATGRMTFLSRMETFAAAHKLNSKLLNEEENRKLFGKCNQSHGHNYKVVVTVRGEIHPLSGMFMNIFKLQEYMQEAILEPLDHKNLDQDVEFFADVVSTTENLAIYIWNNLEKILPAGCLYKVKLYESDKNFIVYKGE from the exons ATGTATTTATTCGGgcacccagggaggcttcccgGCTTTTGCTGCAGCTCAGCAACGGAGGGGACTGGAGCAATGCAGAGCATAGCAGAACGCAGCAGGCTGCATGCCACGGGCAGAATGACCTTCTTGTCCCGCATGGAAACCTTTGCTGCTGCCCACAAACTGAACag CAAATTGCTTAACGAAGAGGAGAACCGGAAGCTCTTTGGGAAATGCAACCAGAGCCACGGCCACAATTATAAAG TGGTTGTGACGGTACGTGGCGAG ATTCATCCCCTCAGTGGCATGTTTATGAACATTTTCAAGCTTCAGGAATACATGCAG GAAGCCATCCTGGAACCTCtggaccacaagaacctggaccagGACGTGGAGTTTTTTGCTGATGTTGTAAG CACGACAGAGAACTTAGCCATCTACATCTGGAACAACCTGGAAAAAATCCTCCCGGCAGGATGCCTGTACAAAGTCAAGCTCTATGAATCTGACAAAAACTTCATTGTTTACAAGGGAGAATAA